TGAAGGCTTTTCAGGGGATTTTTGTTAAAGTCAGAAGCCTTGTGTGTAGTTTAAGCCCATCGAAGGATGAATTTAATGGGGCAGAAGAATTTAAAGATTTTCCTACACAATTTTGCGGTGGCAAAATAAATAGAAGGGTACAACATTTCAATATAACAGAACTGTGGCCAAAGTGGCTTTGgggcaataaataaaaatatccactTTTTTAAATTCCAGGGCTTTTCTTTCCTAAAACATCTGTCCTATCAAGTAGGTTTGAAGGTTGCCCATGCCAAGCAACTCACATCGAGACTACAAGGGACGACATCGGGCTGCCCATGCCGAGCCTACAAGGGACGACCCCGGGCTGCCCATGCCGAGCCTACGAGGGACGACCCCGGGCTGCCCATGCCGAGCCTACGAGGGACGACCCCGGGCTGCCCATGCCGAGCCTACGAGGGACGACCCCGGGCTGCCCATGCCGAGCCTACGAGGGACGACCCCGGGCTGCCCATGCCGAGCCTACGAGGGACGACCCCGGGCTGCCCACGCCGAGCCTACGAGGGACGACCCCGGGCTGCCCACGCCGAGCCTACGAGGGACGACCCCGGGCTGCCCACGCCGAGCCTACGAGGGATGACCCCGGGCTGCCCACGTCAAGCCTACCTTTCCTATCAAATTCTAATTTCTATATTTGGTAGGAATCATagaaaaaaggccactaaaattTTAATCATGAAAAGGAGAGGCTGTCCATATTAAcatacaagtaaaaaataaaaaaatctcttttAGATCATCACCAGTCCAGAAAGCCGAGTGTGGGCTCCCTCGACAGACCCGAACTATAAGCCTTTTtgctattttaataaaacacagccCTGGGAGGGGATAAAACACACATAGGTGTTTCATACTTCAGATTTCAACAACACATTAAAACTTTCAAACATGAAATATGGCAACTATAAGgtctccctgcactactttcatTTGAAGCCCAACtccatgatttaaaaaaaaaaaaaaaagaaattgtacaTCAATTACCTTAATCCTCAAACTTGATTCCTACGagagacagcccccccccccccggctgccgACGCCCCAGCCTACGAGGGATGACCTCCCCTGGCTGCCCACGCCCCAGCCTACAAGGGGCGACCTCCCCTGGCTGCCCACGCCCCAGCCTACGAGGAGCGACCTCCCCTGGCTGCCCACGCCCCAGCCTACGAGGAGCGACCTCCCCTGGCTGCCCACGCCCCAGCCTACGAGGAGCGACCTCCCCTGGCTGCCCACGCCCCAGCCTACGAGGAGCGACCTCCCCTGGCTGCCCACGCCCCAGCCTACGAGGAGCGACCTCCCCTGGCTGCCCACGCCCCAGCCTGCGAGGGGCGACCTCCCCTGGCTGCCCACGCCCCAGCCTGCGAGGGGCGACCTCCCCTGGCTGCCCACGCCCCAGCCTGCGAGGGGCGACCTCCCCTGGCTGCCCACGCCCCAGCCTGCGAGGGGCGACCTCCCCTGGCTGCCCACGCCCCAGCCTGCGAGGGGCGACCTCCCCTGGCTGCCCACGCCCCAGCCTACGAGGGATGACCTCCCCTTGCTGCCCACGCCCCAGCCTACGAGGGGCGACCTCCCCTGGCTGCCCACGCCCCAGCCTACGAGGGGCGACCTCCCCTGGCTGCCCACGCCCCAGCCTAAGAGGGACGACCTCCCCTGGCTGCCCACGCCCCAGCCTAAGAGGGACGACCTCCCCTGGCTGCCCACGCCCCAGCCTAAGAGGGACGACCTCCCCCAGCTGCTGGAGGGCCTCCATCAATAGGAGGTGTGCACATAAAGCAGATAGCAACACCCGGAAGTAGGATCCCAGGAAGTAAACAGATTAAGAGAAAAGGATCATCAATGTGACCATGGCCCCGGTCAAGTAAAACAGgcatttagatagatttttattttcctaCCACCAGTTAGAGGGAGGTGGGTCAGAGGGCCAGGGAGGGGGGATTGTCACcaagctggagttgggctttaaagcatTGCATGTGCTACAAAACAACAGGTCCACTTGAAGCCTTACCTACAAGCAAGGGCCTGCTATAATTTTGTAATCGGTCAGAAAAGACCATTTTCTGTGCGCCTTTCTGATTCTCACCATTACTGGGGAAATACAAGAAACTcataggtcagggatatgcaattagcggacctccagctgttgcagaactacaaatcccatgaggcatagcaagactctgacagccacaagcatgacacccagaggcagaggcatgatgggacttgtagttttgcaacagctggaggtccgctaattgcatatcactgtcATAGGTCATTACGGATACTTTGTTTGGACAGGGTGCAGACAGGTAGGCGGGACTTATTCCAGAGtttggaagaaaaataaataaatcaggccCGCTATAACAAAGTGAAAATAAATCAGAGTAGCCAATAGGGAAGGTTTTCTAGGTAATAAACGTTATTAATACAGATAGCCTCTTCTTCACCCCCTCTCCGATTTAGCTTCACTTTGTTACTTGAGGTCTGACTTTTTCTGATGTCATTGCCAAGCTCCACCTACTAACATTCACTGTCCAATGCGACTGCCTCAAAACATCAGTCAAGGTGTTCTTATTGGACAAAGGTATGGCAGTAGGTGGGCTTATCCAGAAagtcatgaaaaaataaaaattgaacaaaagtggaacaaaataaaataaaaaacttttctgGAAATATTGCAATAGCAGTGGGGGCTTTGCAGCTGGATCTTCACTGATACACAGACTGGCTTGCAGGTTCAATGTTATGGTATGCAATGGTTATTTATTCACAAGGCCCGATATAAAATTCACAAACACCTGGCTTCCTACCTAGCGTACAGACATGCTCAGGAATATTGGTTTAGCCTGCCAAATGATCGCCCATGCTGTGTGTTCCAGCAGCTGATGTCCTAGAGAGGAGCTACATCTGCTCACACACAGTCTGTGTCCCATCACATAAAAAGGAACCGTCACTGCCTGCTGAGAATTCTTTGCATTATTTAGGAAGTCACTTATTCCCTGTACTACAGATTCATGGAGATGACATGCAGCCATCCACATCGTGTTGTATTACAGACTTTACtggcacaaaaaaacaaaaacaaaaaaaaaaattaggtaaaaaaataaaaatacatcattttgtaaaacaaaaaataaactagGGATCGGTTGTGTATTGGCGGCACATCTCCACCTCATTTAAGGTCGCCGTCTCCATCTCCTTGGATTGATTTCTTGATCCGAAGTAACATGGTGGTCAGCCACTGATCCAGACGAGAAATTGAATCAAATTCCTTCACCTGAAGATGGGATGGAgagatataaaatgtattatatgcaATAAGGGTATATACTTTTATTCCCAGCAGCAGGTTTGCCTTAACcactactgggcacttatacccacttcctgcccaggccaattttcagccctgtcactctttgaatgacatttgctcggtcatgcaacactgtacccatatgacatttttacacaaatagagctttcttttggtggcatttaatcaccgctggggttttttttttttttaaataaagaccaaaaattaagaaaaaaaataaaaaacgaagacgttttcagaatttgttataaaatttagcaaacaggtaaccgagttaaatacatttttttttttttttaagtgctccCTGGTCAGTCCCACCCCTCtaaggtctgaaggacagtaaactggtcccCTGTGCCTCATGACTGATACCGCCTGACACTGCTTATTCGCCTTTaaacacttcaataccgggcattttcacccccttcctgcccaggccaattttcagcactgtaacattttgaatgacaattgcgcaatcatgcaacactgcacccaaattaaatttttattatttttttccccccacaaatagagctttatggtggtatttgatcacccctgtggtttttcttgtttgcgctataaacaaaaagagcgacaagtttgaaaaaaaatatataaaaaatatattttttactttttgctataataaatatcccaatgtttttttttttttgtttgtttttttaaacgtttttcctcagtttaggccgatatgtattatacacattattaataaaaaaaaaatataaaaaaaaaaaatcgcaacaaacgtatattgctttgcgcaaaagttatagtgcctacaaaataggtcagcgtttctcaactccagtcctcaaggcaccccaacaggtcatgttttcaggcttgccattattttacacaggtgatttgatcagtttcactgccttagtaattaccatagACGTTTTatgtgagggaaatcctgaaaacatgacctgttggggcgccttgaggactggagttgagaaacgctgaaataggttattgatttatgtcatttttataatCTTttgtagtaatggcggtgatgtgcgatttttatcgtgaccgacattgcggcggacagatcggacacttgataatactttgggaccattgacatttatacagagatcagtgctataaatatgcaccgattactgtacaaatatcactggcagggaaggagttaacactagggggcgatcaaggggttaaatgtgttacctagggagcgATTccaacagtggggggggggggggggcagggggaacgACAACTAACTaggaggaggagaccgatcggtgttcctatatactaggaacacacaatctgtctatTGTCCCCTCACAGAACATGgatttgtgcgtttacacacacagatccacgctcCTGCTCAGTCACGAGCGATCACAggtacccggcagacatcgcgtgCACACGCATTGGCTCCTCGTTGACGTGGTGGGGGTGCACGTGCGCCCCCTATACTGCCGGGAAGCCGAGGACGCCATATGATGCCCACCCAGGATTCGAGATCCCATCTGCGGACGTCATGACAATACGCATCTTATTTGTTTTTAGAGGAAAATCACCAAAAAGCAAGTTGGGAAGTTAGGACACTCACAGGGAAGGAGTGTGAAGGTTATCAGGCCACAATGCAGATCAACACTGTCCTGTGCCAACACTCCATTTTGATGAGCACACAAAAACAGGATATATTGCAGAAATATTTCCAGAGGTCAAACAGTCTTGTCCTCAGACTGCTGCTGTAGGTCCTCATTTCAAAAACAAAGTACTGATGTGTACATGCTGCAGTCTCTGCTTtccctcccagacactgcagatGTCTGTCACTCCCCTCCACTTTCTATCGGCTGCCTGTAGTAACTGTTCCCATGCTGATCTCCTCCCTGCGAGTGCACATGTGTGTGTGCAGGGACATGTGCCCCATTGCTCGGACTTCCCGCTCACCTATACATGACCTGCACATTACCTAACCTATGCTGcctgttaaagtggtagtaaagtctttactaccacttttacctacaggtaagcctataataaggcttacctgtaggtataaagaatatctcctaaacctggacggtttaggacagtggtcatcaaccctgtcctgcagggcccactaacaggccaggttttatgtaataagccccatacacactatcagttttcctgacagttttctcttcaggtttaccaaaaccatctaatatgaggtaaaacctcaagagtttcaatttgtatgcaatcaggcaggcccttgcactacatggttttggtaaacctgaagagaaaactggcaggaaaactgatagtgtgtatggggctttaccttgggaagatgcagtctagaatactgcaatcactgaggagcaaatgatatcagctgtgatgtatttcagttatcttgcaaacctggcctgttagttggccctgcaggacagggttgatgaccactgctttaggagatattcccctcgcaatgcgccgctgactgcagcggcacatgcgcagcggggatcctcggctaaaggcccggcagccgccggaccttgccggaatgaagtcgACATCGCggcttcagccaatcacagcgctggagcagcgatacccggaagacacgccgaggcaagatgacatctcgctcggcgtggaccaggtaagttctacacacctcgttccaaggcaagtatttcataatgagctactatgcggCGCATAGTAGCTCAGTATGCCTTTTAGGTGTAAAGAAAAATAGTtacgggtatacaaccactttaaataatctTACACCAGTTTCTAAATGCACTtacgaggaaaaaaaatatttgatccatgcaagattttgtaagtttgcccacttacatagaagtgaagggtctatcatttttttcATCGGtgcattttaaatgatagagacagaatatcaaccaaaaactaaaaaaaaataaaaaacacaaatgttataaattgagttgcagttcagtgtaaAATATTTGAtcaccaagcaaaacatgacttcgtacttggtggagaaactctTGTTGGCAGAGAGGCAAGACGTTTTTTTTGTAGTTGTTGATCAGGTTTGCGCACATCTCAGGGGGAATTTTAGTccactctttacagatcttctccaaatccttcaggtttcttggctgtcacttggAAACTTGaattttcagctccctccatacattttctataggattaaggtctggagacttactaggccactccatgacctaatgtgctttttcttgagccactcctttgttgccttggcatatgttttgggtcattgtcatgctggaagacccatccatgacccatcttcagtgttctggctgagggaagaaggttctcatccaagacttTACAATACACGGCCTCAtctattggcccctcaatgcagcctgtaactttagcagagaaacagcccgaTAGCATCAAGTTTCCACCTCTgtacttgactgtagggatggtgttcttagggtcatagtcagcgtttttcttcctccaaacacagcaagtCAAGTAAATagcaaagagctcaattttggtcttgtctgaccacagcactttctcccaatcctcctctgaatcatttagatgttcattggcaaacttcagatgggcctgtacatgtgctttgagggggaccttgcaggcgctgcaggatttcaattaATGGTGGTGTATTGTGTTATCAATGGTTTGTtcggtgactgtggtcccaactgccttgagatcattcacaagctcctcctgtgtagttctggactgatccctcacttttctcatgatcatcctcacCCCATGAGGGGAAATCTTGCATTGAGCTCCAGACTGAGGGCAATTGATGATTATTTTGGATTTCTTCTATTTGAGAATATTCGCTccgacagttgtctccttctcacccagATTCTTGCTGATggccttgtagcccattccagccttgtgcaggtctacaatcttgtccccgacGTCCTTTGACCACTCTTGCCCATGATGAGGTTTGAATCAAAGaaaaagattctgtggacaggtgtcttttatacacataacgagttgtcgtTAGGCGTACATTCTTAAAAGCGGTGTTCcgccaaaattttttaaaaaaaagtcagcagctacaaaatactgcagctgctgacttttaatgtatGGACACTTCCCtgcccagggcgcccgcgatgtcgggtcCCTAAGCCGATCTgttcctcggctctcgggtggaggcactgccatcttcggtaagggaatcaggaagtgaagccttgcggcttcacttcctgtttccataCTGTGCATGCATGGGTCGCGCtgcctcactggtccctgcgtgTCTCCCAGAAAACAGCGGGGAGGAACGGAggaggcgccggacgtggcgtaggtcaccgcgtgatctatgccaggaagtgggagcaaatacctgtattacacgggCATctgctcccctcctcccccctgaaaggtgacaaatgtgacaccggaggggaggatTCCAAACATATAATACATACTGTTTTCATTCTTTTAATTTATCAAAACTCAACATATTGAAAagaaaatgatagacccttcatttctttgtaagtgggccaacttacaaaatctgcaggggataaaataatgaatttttcccagtgtgtgtaatatatatatatatatatatcacacacatatacacacacacacacacacacacacacacacacacacacacacaaatagaaaagCCTTTAAAAGTATTAGAAGACAACTTACGGCTTCAGTGTATGCATCCAAATTTTGTTCTTCATGAGCTTCAAGGAGTTTCTGgagggagaaaaataaaaaaacacatttaattgtCCCAGTAACCCTACCAAACGTCTACTACACCAATACAGAAATCTTTGTTCTTGACACAAAAACACAACCTATCCACCTACTGGACGCAGCaaaggcgtgtataccgctcTGCTGGCGGTCCCCAAACCCACCGACGGTAGCCATGTGGCTACAGAAGGTGGACGACATTAACACAATGGAAGACCTGATTCTGACAAAACAAGACAGGACCGAACTGTACTCTCAGACGTGGACGTTATGGAACTTTTTTACGTACTCGGCGGAGGGCCAGGCCCTCAGAGGTAACCCCTAGACAGTGACGGTCGGAAACTGTTACCGCTTAGGCCGGGAGACAGACTACCAGAGAGACCTCCTGGAGTGGACCACCAATGCCCGGTTGCTGCCCGGGCTCGTGAATTCCATACTCGtgactccccctcccctctttcacCTCTTCTCCGCTATACAACTCTTTCCTGTCCTCCTCTAGCCGCTCTCTATGCGGCACCTGCACTCtactttcttcttctctctctatttGCTGGCACTTAGAAAAAGGAAAATGGGGGGAACTGTGCCCACTGTTCCTTATTGACATATCGCACCTCATCAGCTCTGGATTTTCGACAAGAGTTGTACGAGAGTCGTGCTACTGAGGAAGGGGAGGTGGGGCGTTGAAGGGATTCACCCTGGTATGCCTACTTCTCTATTTGTGACAGATAACGTCCCCAAAATGTTGTCCTCCTCTGTATTTATGTTCTTGACGGTGAAATCATTGTAATGTTCATGTTATGGTTCATGTGGACCAGTTTCTTGCTATGtataaacaaacatttaaaaaaaaaaaaacacacaatctaTATATGTGACCAACCTTTAATAGTTTGCACTCCCTTGAATCTGAAAATGCAGGAAACATTTCTTCATATTTTTCCACAGCAAGCTGAAAAATAGGACATAAAGGAGGAGTGAGTATCCCTTGTACCCAAACAGAGGAGAAGTAGAAAAGCCATTGGGGGAAGAGAGGGGGCTACATCTTCATTTTGCCCAGGCTATTGGCTCCCTTAATACTAACTGAGTGAGTTGGCCCATCTTGCCTTAGCCAGTGACTCAGCAAACACAGATCAATATACATATAACAGAACGCAATGACACATTGCAACAAAAAATATTAGGCAGTCATAGGGAACAAAACTTTAGACTATTCTTTGTAGGTGGAAAGTTCTCAGAACCAAGCCATTTCTGTTATGGGTTTTATCATCACTTGGAGTGCTCTAGCTTACAATTAGTAAACTAAATATTACATACACACAAAATCAAATCATAGGCTTCACATAGGCTTTGGTGTatgatcttttttctgaaaggcaGCTCACCACGATGTACAGTAATGCATTGCTGTGTATAGTGGGGCACTTACATTTTCAAACGCTGCGATCATGTGCGTTACCCCAGCTCAAAAGGCGTGAACCAGGAGCGGACTGACGTGAAGGGGCGGGACTCCAgcgggagtctatacccggacgtggtgcaaatacctgttttatacaagtatctacacccctcccccctgaaaggtgccatatgtgacactggaaggggggggggggagagcagaggttccattttgggtgaacctccgctttaagaaaggtctggattctttcctaaatgtacataatataactgggtactgacatttatagataAAGTTGACCCAGGGAATTTCCAatagcctctcgggggatcaggaaggatttttttcccctgctggagcaaattagatttggatgttttttttttgccttcctctggatgtgtgggtataggattgtatctttttttttttttttttattcccccccccctttttattggttgaactagatggacttattgcttttttcaaccagactaactgtgTAACAAGGGAGGGCATACATCCCTATGATTCGTTGTTCTAAACAGGGTATGTTACAATCCTCAGACACGATTGCTTCAATGTTTCATGACTTCTCCACCCTGTACAGTATCCTAAACCCTCTTGCCGTCTCCTCCAACTCAAACCCCATTGTTTCAGTATAGTTCATAAACGGCCCTAGTGAGAATTGATCAGTCAACGGTGGAAGCcttaaggcggccatacacggttcgaatttcgaaagaattttcttttgaaaatcgtaTTAATGAATTTTCGTTCGTATTTCGCACCGTtattgggctgcagcaacagccgattttcgtgcggcaaacaaatttgagaaatccgacatgttggaaattttttgaaaaactaacgattttctgatcaatgatgggagaatcgtgcgagaaatgtaatagaaaaaaaacgcgcatgtgcaagaaaagaatattcccggagagaaacgaacatTCCCGGCAAGATGAATATTTTGTCGGCTGAATttcaaaaatcaatggtggcatcatcggatcaaagttgcaattttccggcggccgctaggtggcgtttccgtcaaaatccgcgtcgagtatgcaaattagctatttacgccgatccacgaacgtacgtcggccggcgcatttttttccatcgtttgcgttcggctttttccggcgtatagttaaagctgctatactgaggcgtactcaatgttaagtatggccgtccgtcccgcatacaattttgaatttttacgtcgtttgcgtaagtcgttcgcgaataggaatttgcgtagaaagACGTCACAGTCGTAaccattggcgggttccggtttaatttcgagcatgcgcactgggatacccccagggacagcgcatgcgcagttaaaaaaaaaaaaaaacgttgtttacgtcgggtcacgacgtattaacataaaacacgcccccatcacagccatttgaattccgcgcccttacgccgcaggagatacactacgccgccgtaacttacagcgcgaattcgttgaggattcaaactaaaaaagataagttacggcggcgtagcgtatcttagatactctGCGCCCGTcacagatgtctgtggatctgccccagaatatACAATACATTTTACCTTGGCATTCAGTTCATCCACAATGAAGTGGCAGAGAGCAGCTTTGAAGAAATATTCTTTTGCGCTATACTTCAGCAGAGGATTATCCATTGTGCTGGTACCAACCTAGAAGAGAGATTAGATTATGGATTTATGAAGAAATAAAGGCAGATTAGGGAGAGCAGTAACAAAACTGAAGTCCTTCCAGTTATGAACACATTAACCCATCTTTTCGCTTACAAAACTTTTAAAAGCCTTTTCTAGATTTTCTAATATATCAATATTTCCAATGTTCTAGAATCAGTGTACCGTATATATACTCGGGTATAAGCCGagcttttcagcacatttttttgtgttgaaaatgcccccctcggcttatacttgagtcacctctttgcgcctgatctcccagactttggggactcggtactgaccggccataggtcccctggaccccaaacttgccacactcttcctctacaagtgtgcaaagtttgttgtctgggggacctatggccaggaggcaccgattttttaaagccgggcacccctttcatagactcccatgttaaacggtcatttctctggtgactttggggacctggtaccggccgatcgtaggtcccctggacccggaatttggcacacatgtacccctatttcttctctacaagtgtgcaaagtttgttgtctgggggacctatggctggggagcaccgatttttcaaagctggacacccctttcatagactcccatgttaaacgtcagtcgaggcatgggcacagcgaggcatgggcacagtgaggcatgggcacggacacagcgaggcatgcacacggacacagcgaggcatgcacacggacacagcgaggcatgcacacggacacagcgaggcatgcacatggacacagcgaggcatgcacatggacaccctagactTGTACttcagtcaatacgttttcccatttttttgtggtaaaattaggtgcctcggcttatattcgggtcggcttatacgcgagtatatacagtatttttctgGCCTTAATATTTTTAAATCACAAAGAATCTCAAGTGTTCTGGAAGTTCTAAACATTAAAAAAGTATATTGAAATACTGTgagattacagtgccttgaaaaagtattcataccccttgaaatgttgtcTACCCAACAAAACTGAAATCTGTTTTTTCAgcactttagcgccaccctttgggaaactactgccaatgttgtgttatggtgagcattgtttctgagcatgcgtgtttgtactttggattttttttcgaaggacttgtgtacacacaatcggataagccgacaacacacatttgttgtcggaaaattttaaaagcatgctatccaacatttgtcggtggaaatttccgacaacaattgtccgaaggAGCGGCAAAAAACTGTCGGATTATTCGACACCATCCTgtgatcacacaattcccgtcagaaaatccgatcatgtgtacgaggcttaccaTTGCAGGGCAACATGACTGTTTCTGCATTGGGTTCCCCTCCCCCAACCTTGTATACTCACCTTACCTGCACTCCCTTGACCCTTCTTCCTTTGTCACAGCAATTCAGAAATGGTGTCAACAGGGCCCTCTTTAAAGCATCattggcccctgggcaaagtaatgccctGGGGCTCCTACCAGCCTTCTCCAATTTATGCACCCACTCTCAAGAATAAAAAGCAGTGGCAAGATGCTCTGCGTTCGGGGTTCGTTCTTAACCTCTGCAAAAAGCTGGAAGCGCACCAAAAACAGCAGGAAGGTGggattgtagtggggggggggggggggggcatcattcaGATGGTAGATTTAGCCCTGTGACAGGCTGCTTCTTTACCCACAAACCAGATTCCAGGACACGGCCTTCccaggacagtttagtaaaaagcgtggctgtcccagcaaatccgggacactTTGCATGTATGATGTAATGTAAGATTATCATGGGGCCCATGTGCACTGCCCAGGgttgcccatgcattaagacagtcCTGAGTGTCAGCAACCATGGGAAGGGAGATGtcacttatgcctcgttt
The sequence above is drawn from the Rana temporaria chromosome 4, aRanTem1.1, whole genome shotgun sequence genome and encodes:
- the NAPB gene encoding beta-soluble NSF attachment protein isoform X2: MLEMPTRRLIHKGRFTIAAKHHITIAEIYESELVDIEKAIAHYEQSADYYKGEESNSSANKCLLKVATYAAQLEQYQKAVEIYEQVGTSTMDNPLLKYSAKEYFFKAALCHFIVDELNAKLAVEKYEEMFPAFSDSRECKLLKKLLEAHEEQNLDAYTEAVKEFDSISRLDQWLTTMLLRIKKSIQGDGDGDLK